The genome window AGCTTCATTGGTACTCTAAGAACAACTTTCACTTTCTAAGATTAGCTTAGTTTTGATAATAAAGCCCTTCTCTCAATAAAGAGAGGGGTTTTTTATTGAAGATTCAAGATCAATTTTCGCAAGTATATGGATTTAAAGGATATTTAGCTAGACAAGCATTTTTTTCTGAGGTAGATAAATTTTGAACATTTACATCTCTCCTGAGAATCATACCGTTATGAGCCATTAATAAACGGGGTAATTGACTATTATTAATAACCTGTAGGGTTTTCATATCATAGGTGGTATAAGTGGTTAAATCAGGATTATCAAAGTTTATATCTACAACAGTTAAATTTTTCATGGGCTGACTGTTTCCTGCTATTAATTGACGAGCACCCCCACCCAACACTCCAGCGTGTAACATTTGTAAATTTCTTTTGTGAGCTGGATAATAAGCGTGATGATGACCACTAATATAGGTGTGAACATCATTTAATTCCAAGAAATTTTGCAAAAATTCTGCTTCGTCTAATACTTCTCCCTCTCTATCTCTACCAGTAGCAACTCCATAAAGGGGTAAATGCCCGATCGCAATGCGCATTTTAGCCTGTTTAGCTACAGGAGATTGCAACGCTTCCCCTGCCCATGCCAATTGTTGAGACGAAATATTACGAAAGGAAGCATCCCACACCAAAAAGAAAATATCCTTTTCCATAAAGGTATAGTAAAAGGGAAAGTGAGTACGATCAATAAAATTGACCTTGGGATTATGATTTTGCCAATACTCTTTTGCTAAATCTCGATCTCTTTGATGAAAAAATCTGTTTTCCCGAGAACTAAAACTTCCTGAGCCATCGTGATTGCCTATGGTAAAACCAAAAGGTATATCTAAATCTCGCAGGGGTTTGGCAATTTGAGCATCAAAGCTATTCCACATCGCTTTTACTTCTGCATTGCTGAGAGAAGCCTTTTGCCCTGCAATCATATCTCCCCCAGATAAAACCACATCAGGACTCCAAAAGGGTACTAATTTTATGGCTTGATGTACTTCCTGTTCATATTCCGTAGAGCCATAGGCACTATTTAAATCACTGATCACTAATAGCCTTACATCTCCCCTAGGAGGTTGATAAATCTGTTGTTGAGATATTTCTGTGGGTGTATTAAAGGCATAACTACTTAATGACCATAAGCAGAAAGAGGCGATCGCCCATAGTAAAAATATATTTTTTTTCATAAAATTAATATCATCCTTAATTATCTACTCATCATACTCGGCTAATCATCAAGATAGAGGACATATTTAGTCTTTGGGATATATCTTCTCAGAAATTATCCATTGTTCATTGTTAACAGATCCATTACTATAGTCATAGGGTTAAATTAAACAAAACCCACTATATATTTATCTATTTATATTTAAACTAATTATCTAATTGTTATTAACTTACAAAAATGGGTCAACATCAGAGCATAGTCTCGGCAGAATGGCTCAAAGATAACCTAAACAATCCCGACATCAAAATTATTGACTGTCGCTTTCGTCTTCCAGACGCTAACTGGGGTTATCAACAATATAATCACAGCCATATTAAAAATGCCTATTATTTAGACTTAAATAATCACCTTTCTAATACAGTTACTGACCATGGGGGTAGGCATCCTTTACCCGATAATAAATTATTAGCCACCAAATTCGAGCAAATTGGCATTATTAAGAACAAGACAACCGTAGTTGTTTATGATGATTCTCGCTTTGCCTTCTGCGCTCGTCTATGGTGGTTATTACGTTTTTTAGGACATCATCAGGTTTTCATTCTCGATGGTGGTTGGCATCATTGGCAACAGCTTAACTTTCCAACGGATAACGTTATTCCTTCTGATGGTCAAGGTTCATTTATTCCTGAGCCAAACTTTGATTTAACTGTTGATATTCAGCAGGTAAAACAAGCTCAAACATCCCCCACCGTAGCAACCATTGATGCTCGTTCGGGCGATCGCCATTTAGGAAAAACAGAACCCATAGATCCCATTGCAGGAAGTATTCCTCATAGTCATAATGTTTTTTGGCAACAAAACAGCACCCCAGAAGGATTTTTACAATCCAAATTAGACTTAGAAACCATCTGGCAAGCATATCTAAAATATCCTGAAATAATCGCCTACTGCGGTTCAGGGGTGACTGCCTGTGTAAACATCTTTGCCCTAGAAACTATTGGTTATCATAACTGTAAATTATATGCAGGAGGATGGAGCGACTGGTGTTCCTATCTTCAAAAATCAGAAAATCTCATTTCTCATAATTGAGGTTAATTTTTATCAGGACCTTAATTAAAAATAGATTTTGAATAAATAAAATATTACTAATTTAATTATTATTTTTAGCAATATATATTGTTTCATTAACTTATTTATTACTTAGATCAAAAACTAAATTTATTTTATAAATAAAAAAATGTTGTACTTAATACAGTTCAAATATGAATAACTAAATTTAATAATAAAAAAAGTACCATGCCAAATATTTAATTGCAAATTTACAGCTTTAAGTTTGCTATGTCTTTTTGTACTCATTAATCTTAGAAACTTTTGTTATGAATACTAACTCGTACATAAAGCAAAAATATTATGTTATTAATAATAAAGTTTAACTTTTAAACTTTTATTTTATCCTATATTTTGCTTTTTCTAGTAGGACTAAAATTTTAAAAAATCAATAATGGTTTGCTTAATATGACTTGTCATCTTTTCTAATTTATGGGTCTAAATAAATTTAATTTGGATAGAAACTAATATATTTATCCACTCAAATTAGTAAGAAATATAACTATCATTATTTGTTAAGACTTAAATATCTATATTAAGAAACTGTAGAAGTTTATTTTTTTTAAATTATTTAAAACAGCTATAGAAATTATTATTTTAACTTTAAAAGGTTAAAAACTTTATTTATAAAAACAATTATTATGACTAATTTTAACTTCAATAACGGAAAGTATAGTATCAATGACTATACTAATTTAAATGGTGTTAATCAAAATAAAGATTCGGAAAACGAGTCAGATAATGATCCCGAATTGAAACTAGAAACCAATGAAAATCCTATTCTTAATCCTCGTCCTCAACTAATACCAAGACCTGAGTATAATCCAGAACCACAGGTAAATTCAACTACTATAATTGCTCCTAATTCAGAAATAAATAATACTAATCACTATAACTATGTAAATAACATAAATAACCATCGTTTACGAGATAGAATTTCTATATTTGTTGATGGTAATAATATGTTTTATGCTCAACAGAAAAATGGTTGGTTTTTTGACCCTCGTAAAGTCATTGACTATTTTTCTGAAGAATCGGGATTTATGTTAATCAATGCTTTTTGGTACACGGGTTTAAAGGATTCTCAAGATCAGCGGGGTTTTCGAGATGCTTTGATTAGCTTGGGTTATACCGTAAGAACAAAAATACTGAAGGAATATTATGATGATAGTTCTGGTCGATTTTCCCAAAAAGCTAACCTTGATATAGAAATTGTTGTCGATATGTTTAATACCGTTGACCAGTATGATCGAGTTGTTTTATTTAGCGGTGATGGTGACTTTGAAAGGGCGATTGAGCTTTTACGCTCCAAAAATACCCACATAACAGTGGTTTCCACAGAAGGCATGATTGCCAGAGAATTGCGTAATGCCACTGACCGCTATTTGGATTTAAATGAAATTCGTCCTTGCATTGAAAAACGAGATTTTTGAAAATTTGTCTAACTATTCATATATTTTTTTTTGGGGGCATGACATTTATCAGCCCCTTTTTTTGTAAAACACGAGTAATGTAAACTTTTGCTTTGAATATTACGCAAATGCTCTAAATGTTTGATATATCTACCCTAGAAGGTTTTTTATCCATTAAAATCACCTAATAATTGTAAAGAAATGTAACAATAATGCCGTTAAAATGGGATAACGCCTTGACAGTAAAAAAGAAAATAGTTAAAGTAATTCATATAGCACTTGGGCATATCAAATAAGCCAATATGCAAGAAAAGCAAAAAGTTACTCTCTATTTACCACCAAACCTACATCGACAGTTAAAAGTTAAAGCAGCTATCGACACTGACTCTATGTCAGCATTAGTTGAGAAGGCAGTTAGCTTTTATCTAAAACATCCTGAAACAGTGGAAGAGGTCGAAGCAGGTTATGGTAAGACTCACCAAATCCATGTATGTCCAGAATGTGACACTCCCATGTTGATGCGTGATGGTGAAATGGTCTCGTTGAAAAATCAACCCACTGTTGTGGATGAGGAATTTCCTCTAGTCGGCGATGGTGTACAGTTAGAAGATTCATCTGACCAAGAAGAGTTAATTCCCTGTTAGGACACTTGAGTACACTGAGAAACTAATATCGAGGTTCGGCATCATGAAAGAAGAGTTAAACATTCTCATCAAAGCTCAATATCCTTTGATTTATTTGGTTACTTCTGAAGAAGAAAGAGCCGAAAGTGCGATCGCCCGTATCGCTAAAGATCAAGAAACAAAAGAGCAAAAAAGCCGAGTCTTTGTGTGGACAGTGACTCACGGCATTGTAGAATGCAATAGCCAAGGTCGTCAGGGAGTACAACACAACACAGTTTCACCAGAAGCTGCCATTGAATGGGTAGTCAGACAAAAAGACGATGGGGTTTATATATTCAAAGATTTACATCCCTACCTGGACTCTCCCCCTGTCACTCGATGGTTGAGGGATGCTATCTATAGCTTTAAAGGCACAAACAAAGCAATAATTTTGATGTCGCCTTATCACAAAATACCCATCGAACTCGAAAAAGACGTTGTTGTATTGGATTTTCCTTTACCCCAATCCTCAGAGTTAGAAGCAGTATTAGAAAAAGCATTACAGCAATCTCGCCAGAAAAAACTTCTTCCCCAAGTCAAAGAAAAATTGCTCCGTGCAGCCCTTGGCTTAACCATCGATGAAGCTCAAAAAGTTTATCGGAAAGCTCAAGTAAAAGCGGGACAACTCACCGAAGACGAAGTAGAAATCGTCCTCTCCGAGAAAAAGCAACTAATCCGTCGTAACGGAATCCTTGACTATGTAGAAGAAGACAAGACCATTGAGGCAGTGGGGGGGCTAGAAGAGCTAAAACATTGGTTAACCCAGCGTTCCGATGCCTTCAGCGACAGAGCCAGAGAGTATGGACTTCCTCAACCCAAAGGGATGCTTATTTTGGGCGTACCTGGTTGTGGTAAATCCTTGATTGCCAAAACAACCTCCAGATTATGGGGCTTACCCCTTCTCAGGTTAGACATGGGCAGAGTTTATGATGGTTCTACCGTAGGCAAATCAGAAGCAAATCTTCGTAATGCCCTCAAAACCGCTGAATCAATATCTCCCGCAATTCTCTTTATCGATGAACTAGATAAAGCTTTTGCTGGTAGTGGTGGTTCCGCTGATTCCGATGGTGGCACATCCAGTCGTATCTTTGGTTCATTTTTAACTTGGATGCAGGAGAAAACGTCCCCAGTATTTGTCATGGCAACTGCTAACCGCATAGAAAGATTACCCAGTGAGTTTTTACGTAAAGGTAGATTTGACGAGATCTTTTTTGTTGACTTGCCCAACGCCCAAGAACGACAAGCTATATATAAGATACATTTAACCAACCGTAGAAACGACATCGAAAGATTTGATCTCGGGCAACTAGCAAATGTATCAGAAGGTTTTTCTGGAGCCGAGATAGAACAGGCGATAATCGCTGCGATGTATGAGGCTTTCGCCCAAGAGCGGGAGTTTACCCAGTTAGACATCATTGCATCCATCAAATCCACCCTGCCTCTGTCCCGCACCATGACTGAACAGGTAACAGCACTACGAGACTGGGCTAGAAAAAGAGCCAGACCTGCTTCAGCTTCCGTCGCTGAGTATCAGCGTATGGAATTTTAAAGGCTTTCATCGGATGGGGGAGGAGTAGTCCCCCGCACTTCCGGGAAAGGCTAGTAATCCACTAGCAGTTTTAACAAAAGCACTCAAAGTGCATATCTTATCACATTTTTAAACAGTTGTCTTTAATCTCTTAGGAGGAAATATCCATGTCTCATTTTAGCACCCTACGCACCAAAATCTCTTCTGCTGAAATTCTCACCAGCTCTTTGCGGGATCTTGGCATCAACGTAAAAACTGATGCTGATGTACGTGGCTATAATGGCCAACGTCTCCGTGCCGACATTGTAGCCGTATTAGAAGGCGAGTATGATTTAGGTTGGTCTCGTAATGCTGATGGTAGTTTCGACTTGATTGCAGATCTTTGGGGCGTTGCTAAAAAACACAACCAAACTGAGTTAATTAACTCTATTAACCAAAAATATGCCGTGAATAAAACCCTTGAAGAGGTTAAACAACGTGGTTTACAGAATGCTAATGTGAAGTTAGTTCTTCAGTAATCCTCAACAATTTACCTAATAAAGTGTATTCTCAATCATTTGAGCTAGTTGGAATCTATCCAACTGGCTTTTTTTGTGAGAGCAGGTGCTATGATTGCAATGTTTATTTTCTCGGATTGATAATGTTGCAAATCAAAAATTTAACTAAGTTTTTCGGCAAAAGAGCGGTTTTACAAGATTTAAACCTCAATATTGAAAAAGGAGAGATATACGGTTTATTGGGAGCCAATGGTGCGGGAAAAACTACTACGATAAATATTATTTGTGGCTTGTTAAATTATGATGATGGCTTAGTAAACATTAATGGTGAAAATTTATCGGTAAGGAGTAAGTATTTGTTAGGGGTTGCTCCCCAAGAAAATTTATTATACCCGAGCCTTAGTTGTGCTGAAAACCTCTCTTTTTTTGGCAAGATTTATGGCTTAAAAGGTAGTAAGTTAAAATCGGCAATTTATGGCAGTTTACAGGGGGTAAATTTATTAGAAAGAAAGGATAGCCCTGTGGATACCCTTAGTGGGGGTATGCAAAGAAGGTTAAATATCGCTGTGGCTTTGATTCATAACCCTAAGTTGTTAATTTTGGATGAGCCGACGACGGGATTAGATATTGAGGCAAGGTACGAGGTTTGGCAACTTATTACCAGTTTAAAGGAGCAGGGTATGACTATTCTTTTAACTACTCACTTATTGGATGAAGCTCAAAAACTGTGCGATCGCATCGGGATCATCAAAAACGGTGAAATCATTGCGGAGGGAACATTAAAAGAGCTAAGGAAAAAAGTCCCAGCCCAAGAAATTATTATTATTAAAACTGATGAGGAAGAAAAAGCCATCCTCAAAGCTCAAGAAAAGGGTTTTGAACATCGTTATTATGGAGGAGATTTAGCTTTTCTATTACCTACCATCTTACCTTTGGAAGAATTAATAAAATATTTTGATCACATAAATCTAACTTCTATTACTCGTCAACCTGTCAATCTTGATCATATTTATCTCGAAGTTACTCAAAATATTGAATAGGGATAAAAATCTAGGGGCGATCGCCTTTACTAATAAATAATACAATTAAATTAAAAAGCATCTATTCATGTCATTAACAACCATAAAACTTCAACCCCTAACTGAACAACATTTATCAGAAGTTATCAAATTAGACCAACTTTGCTTCGGTGGATTGTGGAGTTTAGACGGTTATAAAAAAGAAATAGAAAGCCCCAATAGTACCCTATTGATTATTACCACGGATATAAAAAATGAAGAAAGAATAATCGGTTTAGGCTGTTTTTGGGCAATTGTAGAGGAAGCCCATGTGACCATTTTAGCCATTCATCCTGATTTTCAAAGACAGGGATTAGGCAAAATGTTATTAGAAGAATTACTAAAACAAGCAAAAGAAAAAGGGTTAGAAAGAGCAACCCTCGAAGTTAGTGAACACAATCAAAGTGCGATCGCACTATATGAAAAATTTGGTTTCGCCCTAGCAGGAAGACGTAAAAAATACTATCAAGCTACTGGGGCAGATGCCCTAATTTTTTGGAAGAAATTAACCTAACACTTAATACCCACAAACTAACCTTCCACGTTGATAAAGGGTAATAAAGCCAACAAACGAGCTTTTTTAACTTCTCTGGTTAATTCTCTTTGTTGATGGGCAGTTAAACCAGTAATACGGCGAGGCAACATTTTGCCTCTTTCAGTTACAAACTTGTGTAACAACTCTAAATCTTTATAGTCAATTTCTTGACTGGTGGGAATGGGAGATAGTCTTTTACGAAAATAAGCCATAATCTAATTTTTTAATACTTACTATTTACTTATGGAAAATACAAATTCAGAAACTAAATTATTTAATTTCTTTGTGGATAGTGTGCTTGTTGCAGTGAGTACAGAATTTTTTAAGTTCCATTCTGCCAGTGGTGTTACGTCTGTTTTTCATAGTGGTGTAACGAGACACACCTTTAGAGCGTTTGTCAGAATTTGTACGACACTCTGTACACTCTATGGTAATGATAATGCGAACGCCTTTTTTACTTGCCATGGTTTTAGCTGATAGTTACTATAACAGTAATTTTATACACAATCTACTATTATCTTATATACCTGACTCTTTTGACAAGGGGGTAAATAATTGACAGTGGATAATCGATAATTGATGATTAGAATTCCCAAGAAGTCGAGATGCTCTACCCTTATAACTCAACTTTTTCATAAGTCTGTAACTATATAATGGTATGTAACAAAGTCAGTTAAAGTAATCTATGTCACCAACACTCTTGATTTCCAAAGAAATACCTAACCTATCATATCAGCCCAAGGGCGATCGCTTCGACATTTCATGGCAGCAACCTCTATCAACCCTTTTAGGAATGGGAAGAGCCGCAGGAGCAGACTTTGTAGAATTTTTCCTTGAAAAATCAAACTACATCAACTGTTTAGCCGAAGACGATACCATCACCAGTATCACCCCCAGACTAGCCAAAGGGGCAGGGGTAAGAGTATTTAAAGGAAAAGCAGACTGTTACGTTAGTACCAATGATTTAACCTTCAACGGTTTAAAACAAGCCTTAGAGAAAGCCCTCTCCATCTTAGGATTAACTATTCCCCAAGGTTCTGCTTTTATTCCCGAAATTAACCTCGAACTATTCCGAGACTATGCCACTCTCAAAAATAAAGATATGTGGTTAAGTCAGTGCAGTAATATGCAGGAAATGGGGGATGTATTATTAAGTGCTAATCAATTTATTGAAAAAAAAGCATCTAAAGTGCGATCTCGCCGTGCAGCCTACTTCCGAGACTGGCAAGAAGTATTAGTCGCCTCCACCGATGGCACCTTCGCCCGAGACATCAGACTAACCCAATCCGTCGGCTATAACCTCCTGTGCGCCGACGGACAAAATCGCTCCTCCATTGGTAAAAGAGACGGAGACACCAGCAACCCCGACTTCCTACGCCAATGGAACTATCAAAATGTAGCAGAGGAAGTAGCCGAATCCGCAGGAAAAATGCTCTATGCCGACTACGTCGAATCTGGACAATATCCCATCATCATGGCAAACCAATTCGGCGGAGTAATCTTCCATGAAGCCTGTGGACACCTCCTCGAAACCACCCAAATCGAAAGAAAAAGTACTCCCTTTATTGACAAAAAAGGAGAAAAAATCGCCCACGAAAATCTCACTGCTTGGGACGAAGGACTATCGGACAAAGCCTTCGGTACCATCGACATGGATGACGAAGGAATGCCCCCCCAACGCACCCTCCTCATCGAAAACGGCATCCTCAAAAACTTTATCGCAGATAGAGCCGGTTCCATTCGCACAGGACATCCTCGCACAGGTAGCGGCAGAAGAAGTAACTACAGCTACGCCGCCGCCTCCCGAATGCGCAACACCTACATCGCCCCAGGAGAATACACCCTAGATAATATCTTCTCCTCCATAGATAAAGGAATTTATTGTAAAAAAATGGGCGGAGGCAGTGTCGGGCCTACTGGAGAATTTAACTTCGGTGTTGACGAAGCCTACCTCGTAGAAAACGGCAAAATCACCAAACCCCTAAAAGGGGCAACCCTCATCGGAGAAGCCAAAGAAATCATGAAAAAAATCTCCATGTCATCCCAAGACTTAGCATTAGCAGCAGGATTCTGCGGCTCAGTAAGCGGTAGCATTTATGTCACCGTAGGACAACCCCATATAAAAGTTGACTCCATCACCGTAGGTGGAAGATAGACTTCAGTTTAAAATATGCGTATAGTATTTACCCCCTTACTAAAGAATAAGAAAGGGGGGCTAGGGGGAATGTCCTGATAGTTTAGCCCCCCAAATCCACAAAATTTGAGAAAGTTGCAACTCTTAACGACACCATGAGCCTTAACAAACTAAAAACAAAAATCATCCCATGGTTATTCCTTAGCCCGGCCCTAATTCTTCTCACCATCTTTCTCTTTATACCCATTCTTTATCTTATTTACCTCAGCTTTACCAACGGAAGCCTCACCGCCACAAAATGGATAGGTCTAAACAATTACAAAAGACTAATAATAGATTCCGATTTTACACAAATTATAATTAACACTATTTACTTTTCCGTCACTAGTATCATTCCCAGTATCCTCATCCCCTTATTGTTAGCAGTTCTTCTCAACCAAAAAATAATCCTCAGAAGTTTTTTTCGTACCAGCTATTTTATCCCCTCCATAACCTCCCTTGTTGCCATGGGCTTAGGGTTTCGTTGGCTATTTCAAAACAATGGACCTGTTAATCAACTACTTCAACAAATAAATCTAACCCCTATTCCTTGGCTAAATAGTCCCCTTTGGGCAATGCCTGTTGTTATTCTATTTAGTACATGGCGACAAATTGGCTTCAACCTTGTTGTATTTTTAGCAGGATTACAAGCAATTCCCAAATCTCGCTATGAAGCCGCAGAATTAGACGGAGCAGATTCATGGGCAAAGTTTCTATACATAACCCTGCCCGGTTTAAAACCTACCCTAATTTTTTGTAGCATCACCACCGCCATATTTACTTTTCGCTCTTTTGAACAAATATACGTAATGACCAATGGGGGGCCTGCCAACAGCACTAATATTCTTGCTTACTACATATACCAAGAAGCATTCCGCCAATTTAACTTCGGTTACGCTGCTGCGGCTACCAGTATCTTATTACTAATAGCTTTTTTTTTGGTGTATATTCAAATCCTCATCACCAAAGAATAATCTCTCATACAAATAACTCCATTTAAAAGAAAGTCAAAACGGAAACCTGTCGCTTGTTGAGAAGGTTAAAACACAAAAGCCAAGACAAAAAAGGAGCAATCAAAAGAAAAAAGAAAAAAGATTGAAGGTCAAAAGCCTTATTGTGTAGTGATTGAGACAGAAGATTGAAAAAAGATGGTAGAAAAAGTTGCCATTTTAGAAAAGGTTAGTTATATTAGTATATGTGCGATTGAGGGCAACACGCCTTCCTGACACACCACGAACCTCGACAATTCAATAGTTTGAAAGCCATTTTTCAAGTATTACATATATCCTTGTCAAAATAACTTTATTTAAAAAACAAAAGTCTTAAACCTCGGTTTAAGCATTGCCAAGAAAGAGCAAGTAAAACTACTTCAAATCAAAAAGGAGTAAATCGCTTTAAAGTGATGGAAACTTTACAATGGAGAGTTTGATCCTGGCTCAGGATGAACGCTGGCGGTATGCCTAACACATGCAAGTCGAACGGTCACCTTCGGGTGATAGTGGCGGACGGGTGAGTAACACGTGAGAATCTGCCCTTAGGTCGGGGACAACAGTTGGAAACGACTGCTAATACCGGATGAGCTGAAAAGTAAAAGATTTATCGCCTAGGGAAGAGCTCGCGGCTGATTAGCTAGTTGGTGGGGTAAAAGCCTACCAAGGCAACGATCAGTAGCTGGTCTGAGAGGATGAGCAGCCACACTGGGACTGAGACACGGCCCAGACTCCTACGGGAGGCAGCAGTGGGGAATTTTCCGCAATGGGCGAAAGCCTGACGGAGCAATACCGCGTGAGGGAGGAAGGCTCTTGGGTTGTAAACCTCAAAACTTAGGGAAGAAGAAAGTGACGGTACCTAATATAAGCATCGGCTAACTCCGTGCCAGCAGCCGCGGTAATACGGAGGATGCAAGCGTTATCCGGAATCATTGGGCGTAAAGAGTCCGTAGGTGGCACTTCAAGTCCGCATTTAAAGACCGAGGCTCAACCTCGGGCAGGGTGTGGAAACTGAAGAGCTAGAGTACAGGAGGGGTAGAGGGAATTCCTAGTGTAGCGGTGAAATGCGTAGAGATTAGGAAGAACACCAGTGGCGAAGGCGCTCTACTGGACATGTACTGACACTGAGGGACGAAAGCTAGGGTAGCGAAAGGGATTAGATACCCCTGTAGTCTTAGCGGTAAACGATGGATACTAAGTGTAGCGGGTATAAACTCCTGCTGTGCTGAAGCAAACGCGTTAAGTATCCCGCCTGGGGAGTACGCACGCAAGTGTGAAACTCAAAGGAATTGACGGGGACCCGCACAAGCGGTGGAGTATGTGGTTTAATTCGATGCAACGCGAAGAACCTTACCAAGACTTGACATCCGATGAATCTTGATGAAAGTTAAGAGTGCCTTAGGGAACATCGTGACAGGTGGTGCATGGCTGTCGTCAGCTCGTGTCGTGAGATGTTGGGTTAAGTCCCGCAACGAGCGCAACCCTCGTCCTTAGTTGCCAGCATTAAGTTGGGGACTCTAGGGAGACCGCCGGGGAGAACTCGGAGGAAGGTGGGGATGACGTCAAGTCAGCATGCCCCTTACGTCTTGGGCTACACACGTACTACAATGGTTAGGACAAAGGGATGCGAAACCGCAAGGTGAAGCGAAACCCATCAAACCTAGCCCCAGTTCAGATCGTCGGCTGAAACTCGCCGGCGTGAAGGAGGAATCGCTAGTAATCGCAGGTCAGCATACTGCGGTGAATCCGTTCCCGGGTCTTGTACACACCGCCCGTCACACCATGGAAGTTGGTAACATCCGAAGTCGTTACTCCAACCCTTATGGGGGGAGGACGCCGAAGGTGGGACTAGTGACTGGGGTGAAGTCGTAACAAGGTAGCCGTACCGGAAGGTGTGGCTGGATCACCTCCTTATAAGGGAGACCATGTATAGTGGTCAGCAAGGAATGTGATGAAAAATGGTACTTCAAACTAGAGATTGGGTTCATGGGCTATTAGCTCAGGTGGTTAGAGCGCACCCCTGATAAGGGTGAGGTCCCTGGTTCAAGTCCAGGATGGCCCATAGGTGGGGGTATAGCTCAGTTGGTAGAGCGCCTGCTTTGCAAGCAGGATGTCAGCGGTTCGAGTCCGCTTATCTCCAGTGAGAAAACTTAGCACTGTTCGATGGAACAAATGCTGAGGAAAAAGTCTCAGTAAGAACCTTGAAAACTGCATAGAAAAAAAAGTAAGTAGGAAGTCTGTATTAAACAGATAATTAGGTCAAGCAATCAAGGGCTAATGGTGGATACCTAGGCACACGAAGGCGAAGAAGGACGTAGCAACCTGCGAAAAGTCTCGGGGAGTTGGAAGCAAACATTGAGCCGAGAATGTCCGAATGGGGCAACCCTAAAAACACACCTATAAAAAGGTGATGAGCGAACCCGGTGAACTGAAACATCTTAGTAGCCGGAGGAAGAGAAAACAAAAGTGATTCCCTTAGTAGCGGCGAGCGAAGCGGGAGAAGCCTAAACCAGTGTTTACGAATACTGGGGTAGTGGGACATCGATATCAAGAGTGGACGTTAGACGAACTAGCTGAAAACTAGACCAAAGAAGGTGAAAGTCCTGTAGTCGAAAACAGAAGTAATTGTAGGTGAA of Cyanobacterium sp. HL-69 contains these proteins:
- the sseA gene encoding thiosulfate/3-mercaptopyruvate sulfurtransferase SseA → MGQHQSIVSAEWLKDNLNNPDIKIIDCRFRLPDANWGYQQYNHSHIKNAYYLDLNNHLSNTVTDHGGRHPLPDNKLLATKFEQIGIIKNKTTVVVYDDSRFAFCARLWWLLRFLGHHQVFILDGGWHHWQQLNFPTDNVIPSDGQGSFIPEPNFDLTVDIQQVKQAQTSPTVATIDARSGDRHLGKTEPIDPIAGSIPHSHNVFWQQNSTPEGFLQSKLDLETIWQAYLKYPEIIAYCGSGVTACVNIFALETIGYHNCKLYAGGWSDWCSYLQKSENLISHN
- the ycf46 gene encoding CO2 uptake and utilization regulatory protein Ycf46, which produces MKEELNILIKAQYPLIYLVTSEEERAESAIARIAKDQETKEQKSRVFVWTVTHGIVECNSQGRQGVQHNTVSPEAAIEWVVRQKDDGVYIFKDLHPYLDSPPVTRWLRDAIYSFKGTNKAIILMSPYHKIPIELEKDVVVLDFPLPQSSELEAVLEKALQQSRQKKLLPQVKEKLLRAALGLTIDEAQKVYRKAQVKAGQLTEDEVEIVLSEKKQLIRRNGILDYVEEDKTIEAVGGLEELKHWLTQRSDAFSDRAREYGLPQPKGMLILGVPGCGKSLIAKTTSRLWGLPLLRLDMGRVYDGSTVGKSEANLRNALKTAESISPAILFIDELDKAFAGSGGSADSDGGTSSRIFGSFLTWMQEKTSPVFVMATANRIERLPSEFLRKGRFDEIFFVDLPNAQERQAIYKIHLTNRRNDIERFDLGQLANVSEGFSGAEIEQAIIAAMYEAFAQEREFTQLDIIASIKSTLPLSRTMTEQVTALRDWARKRARPASASVAEYQRMEF
- the yadG-3 gene encoding ABC2-type transport system ATPase component; this encodes MLQIKNLTKFFGKRAVLQDLNLNIEKGEIYGLLGANGAGKTTTINIICGLLNYDDGLVNINGENLSVRSKYLLGVAPQENLLYPSLSCAENLSFFGKIYGLKGSKLKSAIYGSLQGVNLLERKDSPVDTLSGGMQRRLNIAVALIHNPKLLILDEPTTGLDIEARYEVWQLITSLKEQGMTILLTTHLLDEAQKLCDRIGIIKNGEIIAEGTLKELRKKVPAQEIIIIKTDEEEKAILKAQEKGFEHRYYGGDLAFLLPTILPLEELIKYFDHINLTSITRQPVNLDHIYLEVTQNIE
- the rimI gene encoding ribosomal-protein-alanine N-acetyltransferase RimI, which gives rise to MSLTTIKLQPLTEQHLSEVIKLDQLCFGGLWSLDGYKKEIESPNSTLLIITTDIKNEERIIGLGCFWAIVEEAHVTILAIHPDFQRQGLGKMLLEELLKQAKEKGLERATLEVSEHNQSAIALYEKFGFALAGRRKKYYQATGADALIFWKKLT
- the rpsR gene encoding SSU ribosomal protein S18 RpsR; translated protein: MAYFRKRLSPIPTSQEIDYKDLELLHKFVTERGKMLPRRITGLTAHQQRELTREVKKARLLALLPFINVEG
- the rpmG gene encoding LSU ribosomal protein L33 RpmG — encoded protein: MASKKGVRIIITIECTECRTNSDKRSKGVSRYTTMKNRRNTTGRMELKKFCTHCNKHTIHKEIK
- the tldD-2 gene encoding TldD protein, producing the protein MSPTLLISKEIPNLSYQPKGDRFDISWQQPLSTLLGMGRAAGADFVEFFLEKSNYINCLAEDDTITSITPRLAKGAGVRVFKGKADCYVSTNDLTFNGLKQALEKALSILGLTIPQGSAFIPEINLELFRDYATLKNKDMWLSQCSNMQEMGDVLLSANQFIEKKASKVRSRRAAYFRDWQEVLVASTDGTFARDIRLTQSVGYNLLCADGQNRSSIGKRDGDTSNPDFLRQWNYQNVAEEVAESAGKMLYADYVESGQYPIIMANQFGGVIFHEACGHLLETTQIERKSTPFIDKKGEKIAHENLTAWDEGLSDKAFGTIDMDDEGMPPQRTLLIENGILKNFIADRAGSIRTGHPRTGSGRRSNYSYAAASRMRNTYIAPGEYTLDNIFSSIDKGIYCKKMGGGSVGPTGEFNFGVDEAYLVENGKITKPLKGATLIGEAKEIMKKISMSSQDLALAAGFCGSVSGSIYVTVGQPHIKVDSITVGGR